CAGTCCGCGCCGCTGGTAATAACGTACCGTTTCCACGCCGACTCCGGCGCCGCGGGAGAGTTCGGAAATACTCATCGCCATCACGCTTGACTCCGTACCATAGTACGGACCTTATATAGTCATTCATCATGACCGAACAAACCCGAATCCAGGCCGCCGCACCGGCTGGCGGCAGCAAGTTTGCCATTCTCCATCGGATGGTGATGCCCGGGCACGTCTGCCCCTATGGTCTGAAGGCGAAGCACTTGCTCGAAAGCCAGGGCTACGTCGTCAAGGATTGCTGGCTGACGACCCGCGAGGACGTTGACCGGTTCAAGGCTCAGCACGGGGTCAAGACGACCCCTCAGGTCTTCATCCGCGGCGAACGCGTGGGTGGATATGATGACCTGCGGCGGTTCTTGGGCCTCAAGGTCGCGGACCCGAACGCGATCTCCTATACCCCGGTGCTCGTCGTCTTCGCGGCTACGGCTGCGCTGGCCTTGGCTGCGAGCCAGGCGGTCTACGGAACGCCGTTGACGGTTCGTGCCGGCGAATGGTTCGTGGCCTTCTCGATGGTCATCCTGGCCATGCTCAAGCTGCAGGACGTCGAGCGGTTCTCGACCATGTTCCTGGGCTATGACCTGCTGGCCAGGCGCTGGGTGCCCTATGGTCGCATCTATCCCTTTGCCGAGTTCACCGCGGGTGCCTTGATGGCGGCTGGGGTGCTGAACTGGCTGTCGATCCCCGTGGCGCTGTTCATCGGCACGGTCGGCGGCGTCTCGGTGTTCTACGCCGTCTACATCCAGAAGCGCGAACTCAAGTGCGCCTGCGTCGGCGGGTCGAGCCGAGTGCCGCTCGGGTTTTTGTCCCTGACCGAAAATGTGTTCATGGTGGCGATGGCCCTGTGGATGCTCTTCTCCCATGCTTGAAGGATCCCTGATGAAGTCCCTGTTGGTACTGGCCGCGACGGCGCTTTCCACCGGTCTCGCGACCCCGGCCTTCGCGCAGGATCATGCCGGGCACGGCGATCACACGCCGGCCCCTGCGCCCGCTCCGGCACCGACGGAGACGCATGACCATTCGCAGATGGATCATGGGGCCATGGATCACTCGCAGATGGATCATGGCCAGCACCCCGGCACCTATATCGGGCCCGACCCGCGCTTTGTCAGCGGCTGCCGGTCCGCCAGCGGAGTGCTCGAAGATGGCGGTATGGTCGACGGCGTAGTCTGCCGTCCCACGGAAGCTTCAGGCACCTCGCGTCTGCCCGCGGCCGAGGGCATGATGCCCGGCCAGCATTTCGATATCGGCGGCGGCTGGATGGGGATGGCGCACGGCTATCTCTGGGGTGTCTACACCGACCAGACCGGACCGCGCGGCGACGACAAGCTCTACGTCCAGTCGATGGCCATGCTCATGGCCGAAAAGCAGTTCGGCGGCGCGCGCCTGCAGTTCCGCTCGATGATGAGCGCCGAGCCGCTGATGAACAACCGCGGCTATCCCAACCTCTTCGCCACCGGCGAGACCGCTGATGGTGAGCCCTTGGTCGATCGCCAGCACCCGCACGACTTGTTCATGGAGCTGGCGGTGCGGGCGGATGTCGACATTGGCGAGGGGACCAAGGCGTTCTTCTACGGCGGCCCCGTCGGCGAGCCCGCGCTCGGCCCGCCTGCGTTCATGCACCGCGCCTCGGCCAAGTTGAATCCCGAAGCGCCGATCACGCACCACTGGTTTGATTCCACCCACATCACTTACGGCGTGGTGACGGCGGGCGTGGCCGGCAAGGTCTGGCAGCTCGAAGCCTCGGCCTTCCGTGGCGAGGAGCCCGATGAAGACCGTTGGGACATCGAGACCCCGCGCCTCGACAGCTGGAGCGTCCGCGCCACGCTCAACCCGTCAGACAACTGGGCAATGCAGGTGAGTTACGCCCAGCTCGACCAGCCCGAGCCGATGCACCCGGGCCAGGACGAGAAGCGCACTACCGCCAGCGTGCACTACAATTCCGGCAACGGCCTCGCTGCCACGGCGGCATTCTCCGCCAAGGATCGCGTTCCCGGCCCGACGCTGATCGCCTGGTTGGCCGAGGCGAACTGGGACCTGACCGAACACCACACGCTGTTCGGCCGGATCGAAAACGTCGAGAACGACGAACTCTTCCCCGACCACGATGACCCGCTGCACGATCAGCTGTTTCAGGTGACCAAGCTACAGGCGGGTTATGCCTATAGCCTGCCGCTCGGTCCGTTCGGGCTCTCGCTGGGCGGCAGCGTGGCGACGTTCCTCAAGCCTGAGGCGCTCGACGCGGTCTATGGCAACAACCCGATGGGCTACACGGTGTTCGCCAAGTTGAACCTGGTGCGTTGATTTTAAGGTCCCGGTGCAGCTAGAGAAAGCTCACCGGGGCAAAGCAACCTCCCGGTCAGGCCCCCGCGCCCAAGTGTTGCCTTCTCGACCCCGCTACGGCGGGCCAGGAGGTATTGGACGGAATGGCCGACAGTGACTTGCACCACCCCTCATTCTCGGAACTGACGCGCGTTTCGGCGCGGATCGGTTTTCTCAGCTTCGGCGGACCCGCCGGGCAGATCGCGCTGATGCACCGCGAACTGGTCGACGAGCGGCGCTGGGTGGAGGAGGACGACTACCTCCAGGCGCTCAACTTGTGCCACTTGTTGCCGGGGCCCGAAGCGCAGCAGCTCGCCACTTGGATCGGCTGGAAGCTGCACGGCTGGAAGGGCGGCGTGATTGCAGGGGCGCTGTTCGTCATCCCCGGCGCGCTGGTCATGCTGGCGCTGTCGATGCTCTATGCCTTTGCCGCCAACCTCGACTGGTTCGCAGCGCTGTTCCTCGGGATCAAGGCGGCGGTGCTGGCGATCATCGTCCAGGCGCTGCTGCGGATCGCGGGGAGGGCGCTCAAGACGCCGATCCAGAAGGGCATGGCCGTCGCTGCGTTTGCGGCGCTGTTCCTGTTCAACGCGCCGTTTCCGCTCGTGGTGCTGGCAGCGCTGGCGATCGGTGCGTGGATCGGGGCCAAGCGGCCGGACTTGCTCGCGCTCAAGCCGGTGAGCAAGCCGGGCGAGGGACACCCGAGCCCGTGGCGCGCCAGCCTGATCGCGGTCCTCGCCTGGAGCGTGATCTGGGCCGCGCCGATGGTGGCGGTACTCGTATTCCTCGGCCGCGAGCATGTGCTGTGGGATATCGGCGTGTTCTTTTCGCAGCTGGCGGTGGTCACCTTCGGGGGAGCCTATGCCGTGCTCGCCTACATGGCGCAGGAGGCGGTGACAGGTTTCGGCTGGCTTAGCGCGGGCGAGATGGCCGACGGGCTCGGTCTCGCCGAGACCACGCCGGGGCCGCTGATCATGGTGACCCAGTTTGTCGGCTACCTCGCTGCGTTTCGCGCGCCCGAGCCGTTCAGTCCGCTGGTTGCCGGAGTGCTGGGCGCAGTGTTGACCACCTGGGTCACTTTCGCGCCGTGCTTCCTGTGGATCTTCGCTTTCGCCCCGTGGATGGACCGCTTGCAGCGAGCGCCGGCGCTTAAGGGCGGTCTGGCCGGGGTGACGGCGGCGGTCGTCGGCGTCATCGCCAACCTGGCGCTGTGGTTCGCGCTGCATGTGCTGTTCGCGGTGGTCGATCCGGTGGCCTTGGGACCGATCGTGCTGCAGGTGCCCGAATGGGCCACATTCGACTGGCGCGCGGCGCTGATCGCGGTGGTCGCGGCGGCGCTGATCTTCCGTTTCAAGTGGGGCATCATCCGCACGCTCGGCGTGGCGGCGGCGATGGGTTTGGCGCTGGGGAGTTTGGTCTAGGTCCCGCAGCGCTTTGCCAAACGTCCTTTGACAAGCTCAGGACGAACGGGGAGATACAAATCTGACCCGATCATGGTGAGCCTGTCGAACCACGAGCTCAGGACGAACGGGTTTAGAGAAACGTCCGTTCGTGGTGAGCTTGTCGAACCACTTTTGGCGCTGTGGCCGGATCCTAACCCGCCCGCTCTTCCGGCACGACATTGTACCGCCGCACTTCCTCCTGGCTCAGGCAATAGCGCGTGCTCGGATTGTCGGCGGTTTTCACCGCCTGCTGACGGTACATGATGTCGGTCAGCAGCTTGCGGCTGACGCCCATGCGGATGAGGAAGTCGTTGTCCTCGCTCGCCAGCAGCGCGCTCTGCTGCTCGATGTCGGCGATCAGGCGCACGGTTTCGGCCGTGCCTTCCTCGGCGGCGAGGTAGATCGCCTCACGATCACCGGTGTGGGTGAACATGTGGACCATGAAGAACCCGCCATCGTCGACAAACCGGCGGTCGCCGCCCATGAACAGGAAGTTGCAGGCCGAGAAGCAGGTCCAGCCGGCGGGGATGCGGGTGACCATGCCGGGGAACGAGCGGATGATCTTGCCGGCCTCGTTCCCGGCGCGCGCGTCACCGCCCCGCGAGCGCATCCAGACCTCGGCCAACTTGTCGTCCTTGTCGATCGCCGCCTTCAGGCGTTCGGGCAGGGTGGCGTCGATGATCCCTTCGGCGACCAGGACGTGGGTGCCGTCGACAGTGCGCGTGGTAAGAGACATGGCCTTTGCTGGGCCCCAGTCGGGTTCGGCTGGACACGTCGGGTTGCTGGGGTCGGTCGCCCCAACCAGCAAAGCCAGGGCGGTAATCGCAGTCGCAGTACGGGCGAGGCGCATCAGGCGACGATCGCGTAGCGTACCGCAGGCGGCTGGCGGCACATGCGCTTGTCGGCGCGGGTCTCCTCACCTTTGACGATCACAACATCGGACACGGTGATGCACTGACGTTCGCCTTCCGCGGCCTCATCGCGGGCGACCACGGTTGAGCTGCCCGACACGTCCTCGCGCGTGTTGGAAGTCCATTCGGAGGTTGAGCCGACTTCGGCCGCGGTCGTCTCGTCGCCGCCGCGGGTCGCTTCGAGCGTGGCGTTGGCGGCCTGCTCCTGCTCCTTGGGATCGAGCTTGCAGGCGATCGAGGCGGTGATCACGTCGGTGAAGGCGGCTACCGGCACATAGGCGATCAGCCCGCCCGCACTCCCCGCCGCGCTGCCGGCGATCGAGCCCAGGATGCTGCCCGCGATCTGCGAGCCGCTGCTGCGCGACTTGCCCTTGGGGCAGCCACTGGTCTCTCGATCGGAGTTCGACGAGCGCGAAGAGCCCCCGAGCAGGCCGCCGAACTGCGCCTGGACCGGGGCCGACAGCGCCGCCAGCGCCAGCGCGCTCGCGGCAAACCCTGCGAAACGAATTCGAGCGTCCATCAACCCTATCCCCAAGACCGTGGGACCTTTCCGAGGAAGGGCACCACCATGCGCATTCTTCCGCGCAGTTCAAAAATTACGCGCCGGTAGAGGCGAGGTCAATCGCTCCCGGGAAGCTGTCCCAGCCAGGGGCTTGTTTAATCGGGGACTTTTGTGAGCAATTCTTCGAGCCACACATCGGCCACCGCGTCGCTCGGCGCGCGCCAGTCCCCGCGCGGGCTCAATGCGCCGCCTGTGCTGACCTTGGGGCCATTGGGGATCGCGCTGCGCTTGAACTGGCTGAACGCGAAGAAGCGCCGCACGAAACTCTCGAGCCAGCGCTTGATCGTGGCGAGGTCGTATTCGTTCTTCGCCGCGTCGGGGAAGCCAGCCGGCCACGCGCCGCGCGTCTTGTCGCGCCAGGCATGCCAAGCGAGGAACGCGACTTTCGAGGGCCGCTGGCCGTAGCGGACGACGTGGTGAAGATAGAAGTCGCTTAGCTCATAAGGTCCTATCTTTTGCTCCGTCGACTGAACTTCGCCGTTCTCGCCCGGCGGGACCAGCTCGGGGCTGATCTCCTGGCCGAGTATCGCTTCGAGGATCGTATCGGCTGACTTGTCGAACTGGTCGGTGCGGGTGGTCCAGCGGATCAGGTACTGGATGAGCGTCTTGGGCACGCCCGAGTTGACGTTGTAGTGGCTCATCTGGTCGCCGACGCCGTAGGTGCTCCAGCCGAGCGCCACTTCGCTGAGGTCCCCCGTGCCGATCACGAAGCCGTTGTGCTGGCCGGCCAGGCGGAACAGGTAATCGGTCCGCAGGCCTGCCTGCACGTTCTCGAAGGTCACGTCATAGACCGGCTCGCCCTTGCCATAGGGGTGGCCGATATCCTCGAGCATTCGGGTCGCGGCCGGGCGGATGTCGATCTCCTCGGCGGTGATGCCGAGCGCCTTCATCAGCTTCCAGGCGTTGGACTTGCTGCCCTCCGAAGTGCCAAAGCCGGGCATGGTGTAACCGCGGATCGTGGTGCGGGGCAGGCCGAGCCGGTCGCAGACTTTGGCCGCGACGATCAGCGCGTGGGTGGAGTCGAGCCCGCCCGAAACCCCGATCACCATCGAGCCGCCACCGGTCTGCTCGAACCGGCGCATCAGGCCGTCGACCTGGATGTTGAACGCCTCGTAGCAATCGTCGTCGAGCTTGTTCGGCCGGTTGGGGACGAACGGGAAGCGGCGGATCGGGCGGATCAGGCCGATGTCACCCCCGGCGGGCCGGTGGTCGAAGCGGATGGCGCGGTAGTGATCTTCGGGCCGTCCGGCAGCCTCGGCGGAATCGCCAAACGTGGGCAGGCGCAGGCGGTCGCCGAGGATGCGGTCGGTGTCGATGTCAGCGATGGCCAGTTCCGGCCGAAGCGCGAACCGTTCGCTTTCCGCCAGAAGGTCGCCGAGTTCGTAGATTATCCCCTGGCCGTCCCAGGCCATGTCGGTCGTGCTCTCGCCGTGTCCGGCGGCCGAATAGAGATAGGCACTGGCGGTGCGGGCGCTCTGGGCGCGGCAGAGCATGTGGCGTTCGTCGGCTTTGCCGATGACGATGTTGGAGGCTGAGAGGTTGGCGAGGATCGTCGCTCCGGCGAGGGCGCCGGCGGTGGAGGGCGGATTGGCGGCCCAGAAGTCCTCGCAGATCTCCACGCAGAGCTTGAAGCCGGGGATCTGGTTGGAGGCGAACAGGAGATCGACACCGAAGGGGATCTCGGCCTCGCCGACGCGGATCGACTGGCCGCGGATGGTGATGCCCGAGGCGAACCAGCGCTTCTCGTAGAACTCGCGGTAGTTGGGCAGGTAGCTCTTGGGCACCGCGCCGAGCAGCTTGCCGTTCGCGATCGCCAGCGCGCAGTTGTAGATGCGCCCGTTGTGGCGCAGCGGTGCGCCGATCAGCAGGACCGGAGAGAGGCCCGCGCTGGCCTTGGCGATTTCGACCACCGCCGCCTCAGCCGCGTCGAGCAAGGCGGACTGCATGTGCAGGTCGTCGATCGCGTAGGAGGAGACGCAGAGCTCGGGATAGACCAGCAGGTCCACATGCGCGGCGTGCGCGCGGCGGGCCTCCTCGATGATCGCGTCGCGGTTGAAGGATACGTCGGCGGTGCGGACTTGCGGGGTGCTCGTGGCAGCGCGGACGAAGCCGTGGCTGTGCATCGCGTAGAACGGATGCCCGCGGTCGCCGCGCGGGCTTGTCGCGGTGTCTTCGTCGGAGGCAGGGAGCAGCCAGTCCTCGGGTTGGCAGATGCCCAGCTCAGCGAGCCTGCGCTGAGCAGCCGCGCGGGGGACTTTGCCCTTGGCTTCCCAGCCGTAGATCGTGCGGCTTGGCCACGGTCCGGGGGCGCCATAGCGCTCGCCGAATTCGCTCGCGGAAAGCGGTGGGACGTGAGCTTCGCGCCAAGTGCGTATCTTTTGACCGGCCTTATGCATCGCGTGACTGTATCCCTAAAGGATACGACGAGCAAGAAACGTCGCTGCCAAGTGTGGTTTTTACGGCCCTTATCGCAAAGCAAGAGCGTGCACGCGCAACTCTTGTGTCCGAAAAAGGCCAAAGCGCTTGGAGAAGTGCTGCCAAGATCCCAACCCTTCGTCATCCCCGCGAAGGCGGGGACCCAGTCGGCTCTATGCGCCGCTACGCCCTGGGTTCCCGCCTTCGCGGGAATGACGAAGAGAAGAAAGGAATTCAGCGTGCGATGCGCTAACCCGGTTCAGGCCGCTTCCTTGCTCTGCCCGATCGGCAACTTGGCCCGCAGGGTCGCCTTGGTCAGGTCGAGGCCATAGAGCTTGGCCGCGTTACCGCCGACGAGCCCGCGAACCACGTCGGGGTTCATATGCCCCATCGTCTCGCCAATCGTGCGAACACTGTTCGGCCAGATCGAGTCCGGATGCGGATAGTCGCTCGCCCACAGCATGTTCTCCGGCCCCCAGAACTCGAGCAGCCGCATCGCGGTCGGGCTCTGCTGGAAGGTGCCGTAGACCTGGCGCTGGAACACTTCGCTCGGCTTCATCTTGTGCGGGATGCCGCCCTTGTCGGCCCAGTAATCGGCGCATTCCCACAGGCGAAAGTGACGATAGTCGAGTTCTTCGACGACCCAGGGGACCCAGCCAATGCCGCTTTCGGCGATGACGATCTTGAGCTTGGGGTGGCGCTCAAGGATGCCCCAGGCGAACAGGTCGACGAACGGGTCGAGGAACTGTTCGATGAACATCTTGGCGTGGAGGAACGTCGCGCCCGGGCTGCCCTTGTACTTGTCGAACGCGTCGCCGGCCTTGGGGAACACAGTGACGTGGAAGCTGAGCACGATGCCCGATTGTTCGAGCAAGTCGAACAACGGCTCCCACCGCTTGTCCTCAAGCCGCGGTTCGGCGACGGCAATCTGCAGGTTGGCCTGCCGCACGCCGCCCTTTTTGGCGAGGCGCTGAAGCTCCTCAAAAGCCGCTTCGGGGTGGGGCGGGAGCATCGCGACACCGATCAGCCGGTCAGGCGCGACGCTGCAGAAGTCTTCATACAGCCAGTCGTTATAGGCGGCGTAGCAGGCGCGCATGAACGCCTCGTCCTTGGTCTTGATTGAGGTAACCGGCCCGAACACCACGTGCGCCCATACGTTGTCGCGGTCCATGTCCTGCAGCCGCAGGACGGGATTGCCGGCGCGCAGTTCGGTCAGATCCTCGATCCCGCCGCGATCGTAAGCCGTCAGGATCGGCTTGGGCCCATCGCCGAACGGGCTGGGACCCTTCTTGCCCGACCAGAAGCCCCAGCGCTCGCCGTCGGCGATCCACGCAGCCGCTTGCCCCTCGGGCGCCTCGATGTGCGGCGCACGCTCGCCCCATTTCGCGGACATGCGCTTCTGGAGCACGTCGGCGGGCAGCATGTTGAGGTCGAGATGGTCGTCGCAGGAGACGAGGGCGGCTTCGATCATGGGACTCTCCGGGAATATCGTTAGCTTGCTAATAGAATGGCCGGGCCGGTTGGGCAATCCGCTAGCATGCACTTCAATTACCGACGAGAACGAAAAAGGGCGCCTCCCGAAGGAGACGCCCAGAGCTCGCATTTCTAGGGAGGTGCGAGCGGGGTTAGAGTCCGACGACGCCGCCGTCGTTGCGGGTAATGGCCACGATGGCCGAGCGCGGGCGGCCCGAGTTGGTGCCGCCCTGGCTTTGCGGCCAGTTGCTGCTCGGTGTTCCTGCGGTACCGTTCTCGCCCGGGTGCTGGATGCCGACGAACAGCGTGCGGCCGTCTGGTGTGCTGTCGACGCCGGTGAGTTCGCACTCCTTCGGTCCGACGAGGAAGCGCTTGAGTGTCGCAGCGGTGGCGGCGGCACCGACACGGGTGGCTTGCGTGGCCGTGGCGCCGCCCGTGCCGACGTTGGTGATGGTCTTGGTGCCGCCATCGCCGACCGTGCCCGGAAGGGCCGCCAGCATCTGGTTGTTAGTGCGGTCGGTGAAGGCGCCGTCGTCGGTCTGGAGCCACAGCAGCGGCTTGACGAGACCGGCCGGGTTCTGCGGACGTGAGAACCACAGGCCGTCGGGGCTCGAGAAGTCGTTGTCGGCGGTCAGGCCCGAGAGGTTGACGTTGTTCGGGTCGGAGTCGGCAGAGTCAGCCCCGAACAGGTAGATGTCCCACGCGAAGCCGGTTGCCGCCGGATCGTCGCCGTTTTCACGCAGGCGAATGATGTGGCCGTTGGAGTTGCCGAACTGGGCGGTGTTGGCCGCGCCGCGCGGGTCGTTGTAGTGGCGCGGGTTGGCAGCGTCGGTCCCAGTGAGCGGGCGGCCGGCGGCGTTGTTGTTGGTCAGGGTGAGGTAGATTTCGCCGGTGACGTTGTTGGTCGCGGTCCATTCCGGCCGATCCATCGGGGTAGCGCCAACGGCGTCCGCGGCCAGGCGGGTGTTGACCAGAATGTCGATCTGGCTGGCAAACACATACTCCGGCTCCGTCCCCGTGATGGGACGGTTCGGCACGCTGCCGAACACCAGCGGCAACCAGGTACCGGTGCCGTCGGCGCTGAACTTGGCGACGTAGAGCGTGCCGCTGTCGAGGTACTTGTCGCCGATAGCCAGCCGGTCGGTGGCCTGGGCGTCATTCGGATCCCAGTTCGCTGAGGAGACGAACTTGTAAAAATACTCGCGGCGGGAGTCGTCGCCGAGGTAGACCGCCAGCTTCTTGCCGGCGGTGAGCTTGCCGGCCCAAGCTCCCTCGTGGCCCAGACGGCCGAGCGCGGTACGCTTGCGGGGTGCCTTGGCCGGATCATAGGGATCGATTTCGACCACCCAGCCAAACTGGTTGGGCTCATTTCGGTAGTCGGCAAGGGCGTTGGCACCGCTAGCGCGCGCGTCCCAACGGCGGAACATCGGATCCGAGCCAGCGCTGGCCCAGGCGTAGTTGCCGGTCGCGCTGGTGACACCATAGCGGCGCAGCGCGGTCAGTTCGCGGGGCGTACGAGCGGCATCGTCACCGCTGCGGAGGAAGTAGCCCGACCAGTTTTCCTCGCAGGTCAGGTTGGTGCCCCACAGGGTGTGGCCGTTGGCGCAGTTGTTGATCGTGCCGCGCCCGGTCGTGCCATCGGTCGAGGCGATGGTCTTGAGGAAGTCGCTGCCGCGCACAGGGCCGTTGAACACGATCGGGGTGTTCGGGGTGATGCGGCGATTGAACGAGCTGGTCTGATCCCAGGTCCAAGTGCGATTGCCGGTGTCGCGGTACTCGGTCACGCTGACGCCGTGAGCCTCGATCTCCTTGGTCGCTTCCGCCGCGGGGCGGGGGCCGCTCGCCACGTTGGTCGGGCCATTGGGGTGCAAGTACTGGATGTTCAGGTTCTCATGGTTCTGCACCATCAGACCGCGAGTGGAGCTGTTGTCGTCGCGGGTCGCCGTGGCGCTGAGGCCGTACCAGTAGAGCGCGTCGCCATGGTCGCCGATGCGCTGGGCGAAGTTGGTGTCGGTACCGTCGTTGGCATAAGTGGCGACACCCGCGGCAAGCGGATCGCCGAGCCGGGTCATTACCGTGACCGAGTAGCCGGCGGGCACTGTCACGATGTCGTTGAGGTTCTTGGGAACCGCGGTGAAGCCGAGCACGGCAGGGCTGACAGTGACTGTGGTTTCGTCGGCTTTGGTACCGAAGATATCGGAGACCTGGAAGCGAAACACGAGATCGGTCGTTGCGCTGACTGCCGGGGCAATGAAGCTCACCGTGCTGCCGCTGCCGATCAGTTCGACGGGGTTACCGGAGACCTGGGTCCAGCTCGGCCCCGTAGCGGTGCCAGAGGTCGCTGTGCCGGTCAGAGTGACCAGGCGGCCCGTCGTCGTCGTGGCATCGTTGCCCGCGCTCACGGTAGTGGCGCCGCCGCCACCGATAGTGTCCTCGTCGCAAGCGGCGAGCAGGCTGGTGCCGAGCAGGGCCGCGACGGTGGTGGTGAAGCCGCCGATCAAGGTGCCGCGGCGCGAATAGCGATCGGCCACGATCGAGTTGAGATGCCGGTTTTCGGAGCGGTTGGTATCGACGTCGCCGTCCGAATAGCCGTGCGTTAGTTCGGTGCTCATTAGAGAATCCCCCATGCGAGAAGCTGCGAATGGGGAGGGGACTATCGGCCCAGTGTGACCTGCAGAGGCGATTCAGGTGGCGATGTGGTGACCCTGCGGTGACCACCCCGTCAGATCGCCGCCACCAAACTGTAATCATTGGGCCCGAACGCAAAAAGGGCGCCCCATGCGGGACGCCCTTCGCGCTGCGATGCAAGGGCTCGGCTTAGCGGCAGCGCAGGCCGCTGGAATCGATTTCCTTGCCGATCAAGGCACCGCCCGCGGCACCGAGAATGGTGCCGAGCGTGCGGCTCTGGCCGCCATCGAGCGCCCGGCCGAGCAGAGCGCCCGCGGCGCCACCGATGATCAGGCCGGTCGTGCCGTTGTCGCGCTTGCAGTGGTACTGGCCGTCGTTGCCGCGCCAAACGCGATCGTTGGCGCTCAGTCGGCGGGGTTCGACGTAGCGTCCGTAGCGGTCATAACGTGCCGCATCGTGAGCTCGCTTGCCGTGGGCCGGAGCCCAGGGTGGCGGATCAGCCATCGCCGGAGCAGCGGTTACTGCCATCGCGGCGGCAGCGAGGGCGAGCAGTGACTTACGCATTGTGCGAACCTTTCCGTCGTCGTTTTCTTGCCTCAACAACGGAAAGGTTCGTTCAGCGATCCCCAACCTCAGATGAACAAAACGAGGCAAGGGAAAAGGCGCGACGAGTCGCCCCGATCATGCGGCCAAGCGAGGACTGACCCCATCGAGTGTCGCGATCTGCTCATTGGCTGCGGTCAATGACGCCTCTCGTGCTTCGGGACCGAACCCGATCCGACCCGCGCGGACGAAGACCGGATCGGTCACGCCGACGAAGGCGAAGAAGTCGCGCAGCAGGCTTTCGTGATGCTCGAACGGAGCGTCGAGTTGGTAGTCCCCGCCTTGGGAGGAAGCGACGATCACCTTGCGGCCGCCGGCCAGTCCCTGGGGGCCGGCCTCGGAATAGCTGAAGGTCACGCCGGGTACGCCCAGCCGGTCGAGCCAGGCCTTGAGCTGGCTGGGGATGGTAAAGTTGTACATCGGCGCGCCTACCACGACGACATCGGCGGACAGGAACTGGTCGAGCACGGCGCGCTCGGCTGGAGCGGCCGCCTGCATCGCGTCGTCGTGCTTGTCGGCCGGAAGACGGATCGCGCCCATCGTGACCGGGTCGATGTGCGGCAGCGGGTTGGCGGCGAGATCCAGTTCAACGACCTCCGCCTCGGGGTGAAGTGTGCGGAAGTGGTCGGTGATCGATTGAGTCAATTGGCGGCTCACCGAGCCTTCGCCCGTGACGGCGCTGTCTACGCGGAGGATCTTCATCTCTGGTATTCCCTGGTTACGATTGATAACTAGGGGCCATATGGAAACTATCCCCACACCCGCGCAAGAAGGCACATTTTCGTCCGATGGGCACACCGATGTGACCGTGCACGTCCCCTCGGCCTGCCAAACCGTGACCGAGGTGCTGTCGCGCGTGGGCGACAAATGGTCGATGCAAGTGATCATGAGCCTGGGCAATGGCGCCTTGCGCTTCAACGCCTTGCGGCGCGGGATCGCCGGGATCAGTCAGCGAATGTTGACGCGCACGGTCCGCAACCTCGAGCGTGACGGTCTCGTCAGCCGGACGGTAACGCCAACGGTCCCGCCGCGGGTCGACTATGCGCTGACGCCGCTTGGCCGCTCGCTGGTGGCGCCGGTCGGGGTCCTGGGAGCGTGGGCCGTGGCCAACCGCGAGGCTATTTCTGCGGCGCGAATTCGCTTTGATGAACTGGATGCGGCGCAGGCTCAGGCGTTCTGAGTTCGCTTTCGCCGAACCGGGTCTCGTCGTCGAGCATGTAGTTGCGCGTGATCGGGGTCGCTCGGCGATTGCGCAGATACTGCAGCTGGTAGACGACCATTCCGCCATCGGTGAACATGGTCATCGAGGCGGCGAGGTAGAACGCATAGAGCCGCCAGAACCGCTCGTCGTGCAGTTCCACAATCGCGTCGTGGTTGGCCTTGAACCGCTCGTACCAGGCGTGGAGCGTGTAGACGTAGTGCATCCGCAGCGCTTCGCAGTCGGCCATGATCAGCCGCTCGCGCTCGCTCGCCAGGATGATC
Above is a genomic segment from Altererythrobacter sp. Root672 containing:
- a CDS encoding winged helix-turn-helix transcriptional regulator, with protein sequence METIPTPAQEGTFSSDGHTDVTVHVPSACQTVTEVLSRVGDKWSMQVIMSLGNGALRFNALRRGIAGISQRMLTRTVRNLERDGLVSRTVTPTVPPRVDYALTPLGRSLVAPVGVLGAWAVANREAISAARIRFDELDAAQAQAF
- a CDS encoding glycine zipper 2TM domain-containing protein, giving the protein MRKSLLALAAAAMAVTAAPAMADPPPWAPAHGKRAHDAARYDRYGRYVEPRRLSANDRVWRGNDGQYHCKRDNGTTGLIIGGAAGALLGRALDGGQSRTLGTILGAAGGALIGKEIDSSGLRCR
- a CDS encoding FMN-dependent NADH-azoreductase encodes the protein MKILRVDSAVTGEGSVSRQLTQSITDHFRTLHPEAEVVELDLAANPLPHIDPVTMGAIRLPADKHDDAMQAAAPAERAVLDQFLSADVVVVGAPMYNFTIPSQLKAWLDRLGVPGVTFSYSEAGPQGLAGGRKVIVASSQGGDYQLDAPFEHHESLLRDFFAFVGVTDPVFVRAGRIGFGPEAREASLTAANEQIATLDGVSPRLAA
- a CDS encoding PhoX family protein, which codes for MSTELTHGYSDGDVDTNRSENRHLNSIVADRYSRRGTLIGGFTTTVAALLGTSLLAACDEDTIGGGGATTVSAGNDATTTTGRLVTLTGTATSGTATGPSWTQVSGNPVELIGSGSTVSFIAPAVSATTDLVFRFQVSDIFGTKADETTVTVSPAVLGFTAVPKNLNDIVTVPAGYSVTVMTRLGDPLAAGVATYANDGTDTNFAQRIGDHGDALYWYGLSATATRDDNSSTRGLMVQNHENLNIQYLHPNGPTNVASGPRPAAEATKEIEAHGVSVTEYRDTGNRTWTWDQTSSFNRRITPNTPIVFNGPVRGSDFLKTIASTDGTTGRGTINNCANGHTLWGTNLTCEENWSGYFLRSGDDAARTPRELTALRRYGVTSATGNYAWASAGSDPMFRRWDARASGANALADYRNEPNQFGWVVEIDPYDPAKAPRKRTALGRLGHEGAWAGKLTAGKKLAVYLGDDSRREYFYKFVSSANWDPNDAQATDRLAIGDKYLDSGTLYVAKFSADGTGTWLPLVFGSVPNRPITGTEPEYVFASQIDILVNTRLAADAVGATPMDRPEWTATNNVTGEIYLTLTNNNAAGRPLTGTDAANPRHYNDPRGAANTAQFGNSNGHIIRLRENGDDPAATGFAWDIYLFGADSADSDPNNVNLSGLTADNDFSSPDGLWFSRPQNPAGLVKPLLWLQTDDGAFTDRTNNQMLAALPGTVGDGGTKTITNVGTGGATATQATRVGAAATAATLKRFLVGPKECELTGVDSTPDGRTLFVGIQHPGENGTAGTPSSNWPQSQGGTNSGRPRSAIVAITRNDGGVVGL